TCAATCGTCAGAGCACGTGAGGAAAAGCCGTTCACATCGATAGAAGATCTTGTACGTAGAACGAAAGTGAACAAGAACCACGTTGAGTTGATGAAGAGTCTTGGCGTTCTAAGAGACCTTCCAGAAACTGAACAATTCACTCTCTTTTAATCGAAAAAGAGCGCCATGATGAGTGTGTCATCGTAAGAGCCGTCGTCTCTTTGGACGGCTTTTCTTTTCACACCTTCGATCTTGAACCCAAGTTTCTCGTAAAAACTTATCGCCCTTTCGTTGGATCTCAAAACTTCCAGCTGGATCCTTTTGAAACCATTCCTTTTTGCCCATTCGATCGCACTCGATATCATCGCTGTTCCTATACCAAGACCCCAGTACCTTCTTTTAACACTTATTCCAAATTCTCCAACGTGCCTTGTTCTTTTTCTACCAAATCCCGTGAAGGTCAGAACAGAAACGATCTCTTTGTCGATCACTCCTACAAGCATGAGTTTTCTTGGATCGTCTCTGTACATCTTTATGTAGCTCCTTTCAGTAGAAACGTCGTACACTTCATCTGGCCTCGTTATGAGAAAGTCCGTTTCAGAAGTGACCTCTTTCATGTATTCAACGATCTTTCTTGCATCCCACACACTCGCCTCACGTATGGTGAGGACAGACCCATCTTTGAGCAAGACTTTTTTGGGAAACACTCATCTTCCCTCCAATTCCAGAGCTCTTCTGTACGATATCAGGAGAGATTCGATTATTCCCCCTCTCACACCAGACCTTTCCATCGCGACGATTCCTTCAATAGTTGTGCCCGCCGGTGAAGA
This region of Thermotoga sp. genomic DNA includes:
- a CDS encoding GNAT family N-acetyltransferase → MFPKKVLLKDGSVLTIREASVWDARKIVEYMKEVTSETDFLITRPDEVYDVSTERSYIKMYRDDPRKLMLVGVIDKEIVSVLTFTGFGRKRTRHVGEFGISVKRRYWGLGIGTAMISSAIEWAKRNGFKRIQLEVLRSNERAISFYEKLGFKIEGVKRKAVQRDDGSYDDTLIMALFFD